Within the Azospirillum brasilense genome, the region GATGACGCCGCCGATGTGGGTGTCGTCGTAGTCGAGACCGTGGCAGAGCAGCCCGTTGACCGTCGCCGCGTCTCGGGCGGGCAGCGAGGCGGGCATGCCGATCACCGGCACCGGCCCCTCCCCCGCCAGCCCGCGCAGGGCGGTCAGCGTCTTATGGGCGAAGTCGTAGCGCGTCGAGGCCAGCGCGATGCCTACGGCGTCCAGCATGTGGTGAGGCGCGCGGGTGCGGACCTCCGCCGGGATGGCGTCGTCGGGGGTGTCGGCGACGAAGGCCGCCAGCGTGGCGGCGATGGAATTGGTGGTCGGATCGGTGGCGGGCATGGTTCCTCCCTCTTGTTCTTCTCGGGCCATCTGGTCTTTCCGGGTTGTCCGGATCAGTCGCCCCGGATCAATCGCCGATGCCGTGGCCCCGCTTGGGGACGAGGCTGGCCCGCTCGAAGGTCACGAAGACCGTGCCGTCGGCCTTGTAGCCCTCGGTGTAGGTGGTCACGATGCCCTGGGTCGGGCGCTTCTTGGATTCGCGGACGTCCAGCACCTTGGAGCGCGCGTAGATCGTGTCGCCGGGGAAGACCGGGGCGACCAGCTTGATCTCCTTCCAGCCGAGGTTGGCGACGGACTTGTAGGAGACGTCGTCCACCGTCATGCCCAGCACCATGGCCAGCGTCAGGCCGCTGTTGACCAGCGGCTTGCCGAACTCCGACTTCTCGGCGAAGGCGTGGTCGCAGTGCATGGGGTGGCGGTTCATCGTCAGCAGGCTGAACTGGATGTTGTCCGCTTCGGTGATGGTCCGGCCGGGGCGGTGCTCGTAGACATCGCCGACGGTGAAATCCTCAAGGTAGCGGCCAAGGTCGGCGACGATGGTCCGCGGTTCCTGAACATCGGGCATGGGCGGGCGTCTCTTGTCTGCAGATCGGAGGGGTGAGTGCGGGGCGCCGATCATTTCAAGGTGACATGTTCAGCGCGTGTGATAGCATGTTGTACGTACAAATAACACGCCCCCTCACCCTTGGAAAGCGTTTTCATGCCCAACAATCCGCAGAACGCAGCAACGGCGCCGGAATCGCCGGTCCGCCGCTCCTACCTGTTCGTTCCCGGCGCCCGCCCGGACCGATTCGCCAAGGCCCTGGGGGCCGGCGCCGACGCGGTCATCATCGATTTGGAGGACGCGGTGGCCCCCGGCGACAAGGACAGCGCCCGCGCCGCCGTCTGTTCCTTCCTGCGGGAACACACCGGCGCGGGCGGGCCGGCGGTTTTCGTTCGAACCAATTCGCTGCGCAGCCGCACCGGCCTGCTCGACATCCTCGCTTTGACCGATCTTCCGGACGGCGCCGCGCCGCGCTGGGCGGGCATCCTGCTGCCGAAAGTGGACGGGGCCGAGGACGTCCGGCTGGCCGCCGGGCTTCTCGACGAGCGCAATCTGCCCGGCGCGCTCGGCGCGCTGATCGAGAGCGCCGACGGGTTGGAGAACGTCATGGCGATCGCCGCGGCCTCCCCCCGTCTGTCCTTCCTGATGTTCGGCGGGGCCGACCTGTCGGCGGAGCTGCGCGTGCCGCTGTCCTGGGAGCCGCTGGTGCAGGCCCGCACCCGAATCGTGCACGCCGCCGCCCGCTTCGGGCTGGACGCGCTGGACATGCCGTGGATCGCGCTGGACGACGAGGAGGGCTACCGCCGGGAGCTGGCGCGCAGCGTCCTGCACGGCTTCACCGCGCGCTCGGCCATCCATCCCAAGCAGATCGTCGCCATTCACGACGCCTACACCCCGTCGCCGGAGGCGGTGCTCCGCGCCGGGCGGGTTCTGTCCGCCTTCGAAGCCGCCGGCGGCGGGGTCTGCGTGCTCGACGGCAAGTTGGTCGAGCGGCCCCTGGTGCTGGGGTCCCATCGAATCCTGGCATTGGCCCGCCGCGCCGGAATGCTGTAGCCAGGGATTGCCTGTTCATGCGCACCGCGCCACCGCCACTTGTACGGACCCCCATGACCACGCAAGAAACCCCGCCCGCCCCCTTTCCCCTGCTGCTGGCGGAGGTGACCAGCGTCCAGACCGTCGCCACCCTGTCGGTCCTGACGCTGGCGACGGTCGCCCCGCTGGCCGCCGCCTCGCTGGGGGTGGGGTCGGAGGCGGTCGGCTACCAGATCAGCGTTATCTACAGCGCCGCCGCGCTGGTGTCGGCCTTCGCCGGTCTGGTGGTCCGCCGCTGGGGCGCCGGGACGGTCGGCGTCCTGGCGCTGGCGCTGGGGCTGGTGGGCTGTTTGGGACTCGCCACCGGGTCCCTGTGGGTCGCGGCGCTGGCGTCGGTGCTGCTCGGCATCGGCTACGGGCTGGTCAACCCGTCCTCTTCCCACCTCTTGAACCGCTTCACCCCGCCGGCCCGGCGCAATCTGGTCTTCTCGCTGAAGCAGACCGGCGTGCCGCTGGCCGGCGTGCTGGCCGGGCTGACCCTGCCGGGAATCGGCGAGATCGCCGGCTGGCGCGGGGCGGCGCTGGCGGTGGCCGCCATGTTCGCGCTGCTGCTGGTCCTCTTCGCGCCGGGCCGCCGGGTGTGGGACGACGACCGCAGCCCCGGCCTGCCGATCCGCGGCAACCTGATGGAGGGGCCGCGGCTGGTCTGGCGGGTCCCGGCACTGCGCGGCTTCGCGCTGATGGGCTTCTTCTTCTCGGCGATCCAGCTGTCGCTGATGGCCTTCACCGTGAGCATGCTGGTGCACGACCTGCACTGGTCCATCGTGTCCGCCGGGCTGGCCGTGTCGGTGATGCAGGCGGCGGGGGCGGCGGCGCGCATCGGCTGGGGGTTGCTGGCCGACCGGCTGCGCTCCGGCGTGGCGGTGCTGGGCGGGATCGGCATGCTGTCCGCCAGCGCCGCATTGGCCACCGCCGGTCTGGGACCGAACTGGCCGGTGCCCGCGGTGATCGGCGTGCTGACGGTGTTCGGCATCGCCGCCATCGGCTGGAACGGCGTATTCCTGGCGGAGGTGGCGCGGGTCGCGCCGAAGGGAACGGCCAGCACGGCGACGGGCGGTGCCCTGATGTTCACCTTCTCCGGTGTGGTCGTCGGGCCGGCCCTGTTCGCCACCCTGTTCAACACGGTCGGCAGCTACGGTGAGACCTTCGCCCTGATGATGGCCTTCCCGCTGGCCGGGGCGGCAGCCGTCCTGTTCTGGTCCCGCCGCAAAAGCTGACGGTGGCGCTCACCGGCCCATCGCACAGAGTTGTCCGTACAATAATGTTGGCATGCCGCACTGTTTTCCCCTATGATCGTTCGGACAAGCGGGCCAGAAGCGTCCGAACGCAGTCATGGGAGGGAAGCCAATGTTCAATCCGTCACTCTTCAGGCCATTCTGGGCGAAGACGCTGCTGGTCGGAATGACCGTGGCCGGGCTGGCCGCCGGGACGCCGGGACAAGCCCGCGCGCAGGCGGCGCCGGTCGAGATGGTGATGACGGACGAGATCGCGACGTCCCACTGGACCGCCAAGATGATGGACGAGTATGCGGCCCTCATCGAGGAGCGCTCGAAGGGCCGCATCAAGCCGAAGGTCTTCCATTCCGGCACGCTCTACAAGGACAAGGACGCCGTCGCCGCCCTCGGGTCGGGCGCCGTGCACATGGTCTGGCCGGTCAGCGTGCAGCTTGAGAGCATCGCCCCGCAATACGGCGTGGTGAATCTGCCCTTCGCCGTCACCGACGCGGCGATGTCCAAGCCGGAAACCGCGCAGGAGGTCTCCAAGCTGCTGTCCGGGCTGGTGTCCGACAAGGGCATCCGTGTCATGGGGCTGATGCGCACGGCCGACCTGATCTTCCTGTTCAAGGACAAGGAGGTCGGCTCCGTCGGCGACCTGAAGGGCAGCAAGATCCGCCTGACCGGCGGGCGCGTCCTGCAGCTGCTGATGCGCGACTTCGGGGCCAGCCCGGTGTCGATGCCCGCCTCCGAAATGGCGGCGGCGCTGATGCAGGGGGCCATCGACGGCATCTACACCTCCGCCGGCGGCTGGGAGATGGTCGGCACCAACGCCGCCAAGGTCGCCTCGCTGGTGCCGGGCATGAGCCTGCTCACCTACTCCGTCCTGGTTGACGACAAGTGGATGAAGGGCCTGCCCGACGACCTGCGCCAGGTGGTGGAGACGACCACCAACGAGATCATCGCCAAGCAGTGGCAGCGCGCCATCGACGCCGACAAGAAGACCATGGACCAGATGATCGCCCAGGGCGGGCGTCTGGCCGTGGCGCCCGAGGCGGAGCAGGCGAAGTTCCGCGAGATCGCCAACAAGGTCAACCAGGACTATGTCCGGCGCTACCCTGAGGTCTGGAAGCAGTATCAGGCTATCGTCGGCAACAAGAGCTGAGGCGATCCCCCTCGCTTCACCTCGCGGTGCGGGCGGCGTTCCGGAAGGGGCGCCACCCGCACCGATTTTTTTTATGTGTGCTCAGACCGACCGCATGAGGCCGCCGTCCACCCGGATGTTCTGACCGGTGATGTAGCCGGCCCCGTCGGAGGCGAGGAAGGCGACGGTCGCCGCGATCTCCTCGCTCTTGCCGTAGCGGGCCATCGGCACACCCTGGCGCCGTTCCTCCGTCGCCGGCAGGCTGTCGATCCAGCCGGGCAGCACGTTGTTCATCCGCACATTGTCGGCGGCGTACTGGTCGGCGAACAGCTTGGTGAAGGAGGCCAGCCCGGCCCGCGCGACGGCGGAGGTCGGGAACATCGGGCTCGGCTCGAAGGCCCAGGCGGTCGAGATGTTGATGATCGTCCCGCCCTTCTGCCCGACCATGACCGGGGTCACCAGCCGGACCGCCCGGACGACGTTCAGGAAATAGACCTCGATCCCCTTGTGCCAGTCCTCGTCGGTCAGATCCAGCAGGCCTTTTCGCGGGCCGTGGCCGGCGCTGTTCACCAGCGCGTCGATGCGGCCCCAGCGCTCCATCGTCCGGCTCACCAGACGCTCCAGATCCTCGGCGGACTGGTTCGAGCCGGTCACGCCGATCCCGCCCAACTCCTCCGCCAGAGCCTCGCCCTTGCCGGAGGAGGACAGCACCGCGACCTTGAATCCGTCCGCCGCGAGGCGCCGCGCCGCCGCGGCCCCCATGCCGCTGCCGCCCGCGGTGATGATGGCAACCTTATCGCCCATGATTCGTCATCCCTCTCCTGCCGGAACGGTTCGTCCGTTCCTTCTCTCCTCCTGTATCGCACCGGACGCAGGACGGGGCCAAGGGAAGCGTGCGCGTGCCGTCGGGAGCCGAAAGGGCGGCGCCGGAATCGGACCGGTCAGTGGGCGAGCAGGAAGGCCAGCGAGGCGACCGGAGCCACGGTGACGAAGCCGACGGCGACGAAACGCTCGACCGGGCTCCAGGACGCCCAATCCCGCTGAAGCGAGGACAAGAACGACTTCATGATCCCTCACGGACCGGCTGATGTTGCAATGCATATAAGATACGGTTTCCGAGCGCGTTCGTGCCAGGGGCGTGGCTTCCGTATCGCGAAATATCGGGGAGTGATGCAGCGCTGCCACAGGCCGGAAAGCGGCACTCCGAAAGGGCTTTGCCGGGCCGGCGCCGTCAAAGGTTGCCCATCGGCCACAGGGACCGACGGGCAGGCGGTTCAGGGCGACGCGCCGCCGCTCCGGCCGAACAGGGCGAGGATACGCGCCGCCGCCATGTCCGGCGGGATCGAGGCAATGCAATGCGCCTCGGCCGCCATGCAGCTGTCCGCCGCGCAGGGCGCAAGCGCCGCCGCGGGCCGCAGCACCAGCGCCCGCGCGCACCAGGGGCGGAAGCGTTCCGGCGCGTGGAAGTGGTTGGGGTCCCCACCCTCCGGATGGCAGGAGAAGACGGCGACCGGCACGCCCACGGCGGCTCCCAGATGGGCGGGGCCGGAATCCATGGCGATCAGCCCCGCCGTCCGCTCGATCACCGCCGCCGCCAAGCGCAGCCCGGTCCGCCCGGTGAGGTCGGTCACCCGCCCCGGCAGGGCTGCGGCAATCCGCTCCGCCGCCGTCCGCTCCAACTCCGTGCCGAGAACCGCCACCCGCGCGCCGAGCGCGATCGCCACCACGGCGACCACCGCCGCCAGCCGGTCCACGGGGTATTCGCGCCGCGCGGCGGCGGCTCCCGGCGCCACGGCGATGATCCGCTCCCCCACCGCATCGGCCAGCCGGCGGGCGGCCTCTGCCCGGTCCTCAGCGGTGAGATGCAGTTCCACCCCGTCCCCGTCCGGTTCACCGCCGGCGAAGCGCAGCAGGGCGAGGTTCTGCTCCACCTCGTGGCGGCCCGGCGGCGGCGTCAGCCGGTGGGTGTAGGCGCGGTCGAAGCCGGCGTTGCCCGACGCCTTCCAGGGCGTGACGGCCTCCGAGAAGCCAAGGACCGCGCGGGCGCGGCTGTTCGCGGCGAGCGCCGTGGCGCCGTGGCGGTCGAAATCGTAGCGAGGGACCAGCGTCAGATCGAAGCCGGCGCGGAACGCCTCCGCGAAGGCCGCCGCACCGCCCGGCGTGACGCCGCGCAGGTCGATCCCCCCACCCGGCTTCGGATGGGGCGCCACCACCGCGTCGACATGCGGGCAGGTCTCGGCGAGGTCGGCCACGGCGGGGCGCACCGCCAGCACGATGCGCGCCTGTGGCGCCGAGGCCCGCAGACCGCGCAGAAAGGGTGTGGCGAGCACGAAGTCGCCCGCCTCGTCCAGCTTCACCACCAGGATACGCCGGGCGGACGAAAGGTCGAAGACGGCGTCCGTCATGCCGCGCTCATGTCGATGCGGGCGGGCGGCAGACCGGCGCACCAGCGCCGCCACGCCATGCGGTAGCCGGCCTCCACCGCCCGGACGTACCCCGCCTCGTCCATCAGCGGGGAGCGCGCCATCCGCTCGCGCAAGCCCGCGCGCTGCGCCTCCAGGAAGGCGTGGTCCGTGGCCAGCCGGACGGCGAGCGCCACGTAATCGTCCTCGCGCTCCACCACCAACGCGCCCAGCCCGACGCTGCCCAGCATCGTGGCGCCCCAGCGCGAGATCATCGCCTCCCCCGCGATGGACAGCACCGGCACCCCCATCCACAGCGCGTCGCAGGTCGTCGTCCCGCCGTTGGCGAAGACGGGGTCGAGCGCGCAATCGAGCAACCGGTAATCCTCATAGGGGTCCGGGGCGGTGCCGCGCAGCAGCAGCCGCGACTCCTCAACCCCATGGGCGGCGAAGGCGTCCAGCACCCGCCGCGCCACCCCGCCACCGGACAGCCCCCGCCATTTCAGCATCAGCCGCGCCTCCGGCACCGCCGCCAGCACCCGCCCCCACAGCGCCAGCGTGGAGGCGTTCAGCTTGGTCAGGTTGTTGAAGGAGCCGAAGGTGAACACCCCCGCCGTCTCCACCGGCGGACCGGCCGGCGGTGCCGCGGCGGACTCCGCGGGGCGGTAGCACAGCACGCTTCCCGGCAGGCGGATCAGCTTTTCCGTGTGCAGGGCGTCCGCACCCGTCGCGGCGAAGCGGTGATCGGAAAACTGGTAGTCCATCGCCGTCAGCCCCGTCGTGTTCGGGTAGAGCGGCAGGCTGACCTGGATCGGCGCCGGGCGGCGGATGAACAGCGGCATGCGGTTGCGCGACATATGCCCGCCGCAATCCACCAGCACGTCGATGCCGTCCACCCGGATCAGGCGCTCCAACTCGCCGTCCGGCAGGGCCGCGACGGCGCGCCAGCGGTCGGCCAGCGCGGCGAAGCGGTCCGTCGCCGCGTCCTTCGGCAGGTCGGCGTAATAGCAGGTTACCTCCACTGCCGACCGGTCGTGGCCCTCGATCAGCGGCAGCAGGAAATGGTAGCCCGGCCCCGGGTAGCGCTGGAAATCCGGCGACAGATAGCCGACGCGCAAACGGCGCTCCGGATCGCGGTCCACCGCGGCGAAGCGAGGGACGGCGGGCGGCACCGGCATCACGGCGCGTTCGAACCGCCGGTGCTCCTCGAACACCGCGCCGAGGTCGACCCCTTCGGCAAAGCACAGGCAGAACAGCAGGTTGGAGCGCACCTCCGCGTCCTGCGGCGCGCGCTCCAGCGCGGCGCGCAGGGCGGCCACCGCCTCGCCATGGCGGCCGAGCGCCATCAGCGCGACGCCCAGGTTGGAACTGGCCAGCACCTCCCGCTCCGCCGTGCGCAGGGCCAGCGCCCGCCGCAGCAGGGTGAGCGCCTCGTCGAAGGCACCCGCGTCGATGGCGTGGGAGCCGAGGTTGGTCCAGCCGGCCGCCCCGTCGGGCTGCAAGGCCGACGCGCGACGGAACCACGCCCGCGCGGCCTCGGGACGCTTGGCCCGGTGCTGGACGGCCCCGGCGTTGAGGGCGTGGCCGGCCTCCTCCGGGTCGGCGCGGACGGCGCGGCGGGCGGCGGCGGCAGCCTCCTCTTCCCGTCCCAAGGCCGACAGCGCCATGCCAAGCCCAGTCAGCGCCGTCCCGGAGTCCGGGGCCAGCGCCAGGGCGCGCCGGTAGCAACGCGGCGCCGCCGCAGGATGCCCCCGCTCCTGCCAGAGGTTGCCGAGCACCAGCAGGGCGTCGGGGGCCGGGGCCAGCGCCGCCGCCCGCTCCAACCACGCCGCCCCCTCCCGCCAGGGTCCTGTCGCGGCCAGCGCCGCGCCCAGGATCTTCGCACCTTCGCCGTGGGCCGGCTCTACCGCCATCAGCCGACGACCGGCCTCCGCCGCGCCCGACAGGTCGCCCAGCGCAT harbors:
- a CDS encoding MaoC family dehydratase, which translates into the protein MPDVQEPRTIVADLGRYLEDFTVGDVYEHRPGRTITEADNIQFSLLTMNRHPMHCDHAFAEKSEFGKPLVNSGLTLAMVLGMTVDDVSYKSVANLGWKEIKLVAPVFPGDTIYARSKVLDVRESKKRPTQGIVTTYTEGYKADGTVFVTFERASLVPKRGHGIGD
- a CDS encoding HpcH/HpaI aldolase/citrate lyase family protein, with the protein product MPNNPQNAATAPESPVRRSYLFVPGARPDRFAKALGAGADAVIIDLEDAVAPGDKDSARAAVCSFLREHTGAGGPAVFVRTNSLRSRTGLLDILALTDLPDGAAPRWAGILLPKVDGAEDVRLAAGLLDERNLPGALGALIESADGLENVMAIAAASPRLSFLMFGGADLSAELRVPLSWEPLVQARTRIVHAAARFGLDALDMPWIALDDEEGYRRELARSVLHGFTARSAIHPKQIVAIHDAYTPSPEAVLRAGRVLSAFEAAGGGVCVLDGKLVERPLVLGSHRILALARRAGML
- a CDS encoding MFS transporter; protein product: MTTQETPPAPFPLLLAEVTSVQTVATLSVLTLATVAPLAAASLGVGSEAVGYQISVIYSAAALVSAFAGLVVRRWGAGTVGVLALALGLVGCLGLATGSLWVAALASVLLGIGYGLVNPSSSHLLNRFTPPARRNLVFSLKQTGVPLAGVLAGLTLPGIGEIAGWRGAALAVAAMFALLLVLFAPGRRVWDDDRSPGLPIRGNLMEGPRLVWRVPALRGFALMGFFFSAIQLSLMAFTVSMLVHDLHWSIVSAGLAVSVMQAAGAAARIGWGLLADRLRSGVAVLGGIGMLSASAALATAGLGPNWPVPAVIGVLTVFGIAAIGWNGVFLAEVARVAPKGTASTATGGALMFTFSGVVVGPALFATLFNTVGSYGETFALMMAFPLAGAAAVLFWSRRKS
- the dctP gene encoding TRAP transporter substrate-binding protein DctP, producing the protein MFNPSLFRPFWAKTLLVGMTVAGLAAGTPGQARAQAAPVEMVMTDEIATSHWTAKMMDEYAALIEERSKGRIKPKVFHSGTLYKDKDAVAALGSGAVHMVWPVSVQLESIAPQYGVVNLPFAVTDAAMSKPETAQEVSKLLSGLVSDKGIRVMGLMRTADLIFLFKDKEVGSVGDLKGSKIRLTGGRVLQLLMRDFGASPVSMPASEMAAALMQGAIDGIYTSAGGWEMVGTNAAKVASLVPGMSLLTYSVLVDDKWMKGLPDDLRQVVETTTNEIIAKQWQRAIDADKKTMDQMIAQGGRLAVAPEAEQAKFREIANKVNQDYVRRYPEVWKQYQAIVGNKS
- a CDS encoding SDR family oxidoreductase, coding for MMGDKVAIITAGGSGMGAAAARRLAADGFKVAVLSSSGKGEALAEELGGIGVTGSNQSAEDLERLVSRTMERWGRIDALVNSAGHGPRKGLLDLTDEDWHKGIEVYFLNVVRAVRLVTPVMVGQKGGTIINISTAWAFEPSPMFPTSAVARAGLASFTKLFADQYAADNVRMNNVLPGWIDSLPATEERRQGVPMARYGKSEEIAATVAFLASDGAGYITGQNIRVDGGLMRSV
- a CDS encoding glycosyltransferase family 9 protein, whose amino-acid sequence is MTDAVFDLSSARRILVVKLDEAGDFVLATPFLRGLRASAPQARIVLAVRPAVADLAETCPHVDAVVAPHPKPGGGIDLRGVTPGGAAAFAEAFRAGFDLTLVPRYDFDRHGATALAANSRARAVLGFSEAVTPWKASGNAGFDRAYTHRLTPPPGRHEVEQNLALLRFAGGEPDGDGVELHLTAEDRAEAARRLADAVGERIIAVAPGAAAARREYPVDRLAAVVAVVAIALGARVAVLGTELERTAAERIAAALPGRVTDLTGRTGLRLAAAVIERTAGLIAMDSGPAHLGAAVGVPVAVFSCHPEGGDPNHFHAPERFRPWCARALVLRPAAALAPCAADSCMAAEAHCIASIPPDMAAARILALFGRSGGASP
- a CDS encoding tetratricopeptide repeat protein, whose protein sequence is MSASRDSSPATLQETLAQAVVHHQNGRLAQARPLYERVLRQMPDQCDALHLLGLLTAQTGDPESGIALIRKAVAQDGAQPVFRLNLGRVLEAVGRWADAADAYGHAARLDPLTLDHHRLEAAAHVKLGRAEAAARALRRLLVLLPEDGEAANALADALYDLGRPGPAADWYGRASALAPGEVLAVYNQGAALRDAGRPRDALAAFRRAVALAPLLVQAREQVTGLCHALGDLSGAAEAGRRLMAVEPAHGEGAKILGAALAATGPWREGAAWLERAAALAPAPDALLVLGNLWQERGHPAAAPRCYRRALALAPDSGTALTGLGMALSALGREEEAAAAARRAVRADPEEAGHALNAGAVQHRAKRPEAARAWFRRASALQPDGAAGWTNLGSHAIDAGAFDEALTLLRRALALRTAEREVLASSNLGVALMALGRHGEAVAALRAALERAPQDAEVRSNLLFCLCFAEGVDLGAVFEEHRRFERAVMPVPPAVPRFAAVDRDPERRLRVGYLSPDFQRYPGPGYHFLLPLIEGHDRSAVEVTCYYADLPKDAATDRFAALADRWRAVAALPDGELERLIRVDGIDVLVDCGGHMSRNRMPLFIRRPAPIQVSLPLYPNTTGLTAMDYQFSDHRFAATGADALHTEKLIRLPGSVLCYRPAESAAAPPAGPPVETAGVFTFGSFNNLTKLNASTLALWGRVLAAVPEARLMLKWRGLSGGGVARRVLDAFAAHGVEESRLLLRGTAPDPYEDYRLLDCALDPVFANGGTTTCDALWMGVPVLSIAGEAMISRWGATMLGSVGLGALVVEREDDYVALAVRLATDHAFLEAQRAGLRERMARSPLMDEAGYVRAVEAGYRMAWRRWCAGLPPARIDMSAA